One stretch of Girardinichthys multiradiatus isolate DD_20200921_A chromosome 2, DD_fGirMul_XY1, whole genome shotgun sequence DNA includes these proteins:
- the LOC124858127 gene encoding monocyte chemotactic protein 1B-like — translation MARLALSVIVLMMAVIALTEGLRGVGPKKCCFKFNDKPVSKERVVGYIKTSQRCPNPAILLNTVAGRQLCVRTSATWVKELINYLETKNVLGANSNM, via the exons ATGGCTCGTCTTGCTCTGTCTGTGATTGTTCTGATGATGGCGGTCATCGCTCTCACTGAAG GTTTGCGTGGAGTTGGCCCAAAGAAGTGCTGCTTCAAATTCAATGACAAGCCTGTGTCAAAAGAAAGAGTTGTGGGCTACATCAAAACCAGTCAGCGTTGCCCCAACCCTGCCATCTT GCTGAATACAGTGGCAGGCCGTCAGCTGTGTGTCAGAACTTCAGCCACCTGGGTGAAGGAGCTTATCAACTACCTGGAGACCAAAAATGTTCTGGGCGCAAACTCCAACATGTAA